A single window of Methanoregula sp. DNA harbors:
- a CDS encoding tellurite resistance TerB family protein encodes MGIFDKLTGKPAQLTPKSALVLSALTVVAADGVIDETEMGDLAKIVRGDKKAVDTAIAVMRQNPFPGVIDLVAACLDEKQKVATLAVLCDLAMADGVLAGSEQKILQMYMDKFKVSEATMKPIIEAIGIKNDFSIFA; translated from the coding sequence ATGGGAATTTTTGACAAATTAACCGGAAAACCTGCACAGCTGACCCCGAAATCCGCGCTCGTGCTCTCGGCACTGACCGTTGTCGCCGCAGACGGCGTTATTGATGAGACCGAAATGGGCGACCTTGCAAAGATCGTCCGGGGCGACAAGAAAGCCGTCGACACCGCGATCGCGGTCATGAGACAAAATCCTTTCCCGGGTGTCATTGACCTTGTTGCAGCCTGCCTTGACGAGAAGCAGAAAGTAGCAACGCTTGCAGTCCTCTGCGACCTTGCAATGGCAGACGGCGTCCTTGCCGGAAGCGAGCAGAAGATCCTCCAGATGTACATGGACAAGTTCAAAGTCTCAGAAGCGACTATGAAGCCGATCATCGAAGCGATCGGGATCAAGAACGACTTCTCCATCTTTGCATAA
- a CDS encoding YeeE/YedE thiosulfate transporter family protein, protein MLTTLHRNAYAQLALGVIIGIAFGFLLQKSGVTNYDVIVGQLLLNDFTVTKMMLSAVIVGMIGFHLLKRAGLAQPHVVTGSIGSSVYGGLIFGLGFALLGYCPGTVAGAAGQGALDALAGGFTGILIGAGLFARFYPFLNSRFLHQGKFKNTTLPEFLKVNEWLVIIPAVILLAGFLLLLEYAGL, encoded by the coding sequence ATGCTGACAACCCTTCACCGGAATGCATACGCCCAGCTCGCGCTCGGGGTAATTATCGGCATCGCGTTTGGCTTTTTGCTCCAGAAATCCGGTGTCACAAATTACGATGTGATCGTCGGACAGCTGCTGCTTAACGATTTTACCGTCACAAAGATGATGCTCTCGGCGGTCATTGTAGGGATGATCGGGTTTCATTTGTTGAAACGGGCGGGGCTGGCACAGCCACATGTAGTGACAGGCTCTATCGGTTCGAGCGTATACGGAGGTCTTATCTTCGGGCTCGGGTTTGCATTGCTGGGTTACTGTCCCGGGACGGTTGCCGGGGCAGCAGGACAAGGTGCGCTCGATGCGCTGGCTGGCGGGTTTACCGGGATACTGATCGGTGCCGGACTTTTTGCCCGTTTCTATCCGTTCCTCAATTCCCGCTTCCTGCACCAGGGTAAATTTAAAAATACGACACTTCCCGAATTCCTGAAGGTCAACGAGTGGCTCGTGATCATCCCCGCGGTCATCCTCCTGGCAGGATTTCTCCTGCTGCTTGAATATGCAGGGTTGTAG
- a CDS encoding YeeE/YedE thiosulfate transporter family protein — protein MLSYFTQVTWSPYITGAAIGVLVCISFLLSDRRLGCSTGYVKISGLIALLFQPDMVEKNEYYRTIPPALDWKLAVVPGIVIGAFISAMLSGSFEMVWVPALWGDTFGSNPVVRVLVAVIGGIFLEIGARWAGGCTSGHGISGTSQLSCAGITAASCFFISGILTAMLLFRVIGA, from the coding sequence ATGCTATCGTATTTTACCCAGGTGACATGGTCACCGTATATTACGGGTGCCGCAATTGGCGTCCTTGTGTGCATAAGCTTCCTGCTCTCGGACCGCCGGCTGGGATGTTCGACGGGATATGTCAAGATAAGCGGGCTGATTGCCCTGTTGTTCCAGCCTGATATGGTTGAAAAAAACGAGTATTACCGTACCATTCCCCCTGCACTTGACTGGAAGCTTGCGGTTGTCCCGGGCATCGTCATCGGCGCGTTTATCTCGGCAATGCTCTCGGGTTCCTTTGAGATGGTATGGGTGCCGGCGCTCTGGGGGGATACCTTTGGCTCCAACCCTGTCGTCAGGGTCCTTGTCGCTGTCATCGGCGGTATATTTCTTGAAATTGGAGCACGCTGGGCAGGTGGCTGCACAAGCGGGCACGGGATCTCCGGGACATCGCAGCTCTCGTGTGCAGGCATCACCGCGGCTTCCTGCTTTTTTATCAGCGGCATCCTGACGGCCATGTTACTCTTCCGGGTGATCGGGGCATGA
- a CDS encoding GyrI-like domain-containing protein, translating to MVADMDEITIVDIPDQRVLGITRKGNYTLIPELLMKVYEFAVFNKVTIAGPPVFVCHETSPESVKEANEKGTAIIEIAWPVAGNAKGNREVRLYDLPGKKMAQRIHRGPYEACEPTYLSLFAWIFKKGLTIAGPIREVYPNDPREVKPEEVITEIYVPVK from the coding sequence GTGGTCGCAGACATGGACGAGATCACCATCGTTGACATTCCGGACCAGAGGGTCCTTGGCATAACAAGGAAAGGAAACTACACACTGATTCCGGAACTCCTGATGAAAGTGTACGAATTTGCTGTATTCAACAAGGTCACGATTGCCGGCCCGCCGGTCTTTGTCTGCCATGAGACATCACCGGAATCCGTTAAAGAGGCAAACGAGAAGGGAACGGCAATCATCGAAATTGCGTGGCCGGTTGCCGGCAACGCAAAAGGGAACCGGGAGGTCCGGCTCTATGACCTTCCCGGAAAAAAGATGGCTCAAAGGATTCACCGTGGGCCATACGAGGCATGCGAACCGACGTATCTTTCGCTCTTTGCCTGGATTTTTAAAAAGGGCCTGACGATCGCCGGGCCAATCCGCGAGGTGTATCCAAACGATCCGCGGGAGGTAAAACCAGAAGAGGTCATCACCGAGATCTACGTGCCGGTAAAATGA
- a CDS encoding GNAT family N-acetyltransferase: MTPEVRELKHEEFPRAEKLWEQYRGQKADPVHERIFGVFAEGELVATARYTRHLDGNEMDCVFVPDKFRGKGYARDAVETLIQTCGSETIHIHSTIVLISFYKTFGFTPIPEEQLPKSIRERFLFCFGEMLGCNVCPMVRKGDGK; encoded by the coding sequence ATGACACCGGAAGTCCGCGAGCTGAAACACGAAGAATTTCCTCGTGCTGAGAAATTGTGGGAGCAGTACCGGGGCCAGAAAGCGGACCCGGTGCACGAGCGGATCTTCGGCGTCTTTGCGGAGGGGGAACTCGTGGCAACGGCCCGCTACACCCGGCACCTGGACGGAAACGAGATGGACTGCGTCTTTGTCCCTGACAAGTTCCGGGGGAAAGGCTATGCGAGGGATGCCGTGGAAACCCTCATACAAACGTGTGGTTCAGAGACAATTCATATCCATTCGACGATCGTGCTGATCTCCTTTTACAAGACCTTCGGGTTCACCCCGATTCCCGAAGAGCAGCTCCCTAAAAGCATCCGCGAGCGGTTCCTCTTCTGCTTTGGCGAGATGCTGGGCTGCAATGTCTGCCCGATGGTGAGGAAAGGGGATGGGAAGTGA
- the cas4 gene encoding CRISPR-associated protein Cas4, with product MSDKRYTDDELLLLSGIQHFCFCKRQWALIHVEQQWQDNLRTQEGHFVHERVDDPFFNESRGDVVISRAFPLVSYSLGLTGIADVIEYTRSDAGIPIPDHDGRWLMKPVEYKRGKPKIDERDEVQLCAQVMCLEEMFGIRIDEADLYYNEIRRRQHLKITEDLRSLVVSLADEMHELFRNGITPEAETGKNCSLCSLIDVCVPKLTKKKTPVRNYIGRHVQEACVHDS from the coding sequence ATGAGCGATAAACGCTATACCGATGACGAGCTGCTCTTGTTATCCGGTATCCAGCATTTTTGTTTCTGCAAAAGGCAGTGGGCGCTGATTCATGTCGAGCAGCAATGGCAGGACAACCTCCGCACGCAGGAGGGGCATTTTGTCCACGAACGGGTCGATGATCCGTTCTTCAATGAGTCGCGGGGAGATGTTGTCATCTCCCGGGCATTTCCCCTTGTCTCGTATTCTCTCGGCCTGACCGGAATCGCCGATGTGATTGAGTACACCCGTTCCGATGCCGGTATCCCGATTCCGGATCATGACGGCCGGTGGCTGATGAAACCGGTGGAATACAAACGCGGCAAGCCGAAGATCGATGAGCGCGACGAAGTCCAGCTCTGCGCACAGGTCATGTGCCTTGAGGAGATGTTCGGGATCCGGATCGATGAGGCGGATTTGTATTACAATGAGATCCGCCGGAGGCAGCACCTAAAAATTACCGAGGATTTACGAAGCCTCGTTGTATCACTGGCTGACGAGATGCACGAACTTTTCCGGAACGGTATCACACCGGAAGCCGAGACTGGGAAGAATTGTTCCTTATGTTCTTTAATCGATGTGTGCGTCCCGAAACTGACGAAGAAAAAGACCCCTGTCCGTAATTATATCGGGAGACACGTTCAGGAGGCTTGCGTCCATGACTCCTGA
- a CDS encoding type II toxin-antitoxin system HicB family antitoxin, translating to MNSKRVHNGMKIVVQLVPEETGGFSVFVPGLPGCMSQGETEEEALANMKELLPEYLEVHTARNAKFLPNTRELMIEA from the coding sequence ATGAACTCGAAGCGCGTACACAATGGCATGAAGATCGTGGTTCAGCTGGTGCCGGAAGAAACGGGTGGATTCTCTGTTTTCGTTCCCGGCCTGCCCGGCTGCATGTCGCAGGGTGAGACCGAGGAGGAGGCTCTGGCAAATATGAAAGAACTGCTTCCGGAGTACCTCGAAGTCCACACGGCTCGCAACGCCAAATTCCTGCCAAACACCCGCGAGCTCATGATCGAAGCATGA
- the cas1c gene encoding type I-C CRISPR-associated endonuclease Cas1c produces the protein MRKLLNTLYVTTPESYLHRDGENVIIKVGSEERFRIPVHNLEGIVCFGYMSASPQLMRLCSDKNVGLSFLTPYGKFLGRVNGRVKGNVLLRRTQYRIADNIEESLDIAKCFIAGKIVNCRIVLGRSIRDHGEVIGYEKIRCADNLLIENLMKIDSCTTPDTLRGIEGNCAKFYFDVLDELILKQKNDFFIRERNRRPPRDNMNSLLSFLYTLLAHDVESALETVGLDPYVGFFHTDRPGRASLALDMMEELRPFIADRLALNLVNLQQVCGDDFLKKEGGGILLTDKGRKSVLAAWQKRKQDEITHPYLDEKIPIGLLPYVQSLLMARYLRGDIDGYPPFFMN, from the coding sequence ATGAGAAAATTGCTCAACACTCTCTACGTGACAACTCCTGAATCCTATCTTCACCGGGATGGCGAGAATGTTATAATCAAAGTCGGCAGTGAGGAGCGATTCCGGATTCCTGTCCATAACCTTGAAGGGATCGTTTGTTTCGGCTATATGAGTGCGAGTCCTCAACTTATGCGATTGTGCTCGGACAAAAATGTCGGGCTCTCATTCCTCACGCCGTATGGAAAGTTTCTTGGGCGAGTGAATGGCCGGGTCAAGGGCAATGTCCTTTTACGACGAACCCAATATCGTATCGCGGATAATATCGAGGAGTCACTGGATATCGCAAAATGTTTCATCGCGGGAAAGATAGTCAATTGTCGGATTGTTCTTGGACGGAGTATCCGTGACCATGGTGAAGTGATAGGATACGAAAAGATCCGGTGTGCTGATAATCTCCTCATTGAGAACCTGATGAAGATAGATAGCTGCACGACACCCGACACACTCCGGGGCATCGAAGGAAACTGTGCGAAATTCTATTTTGATGTTCTGGACGAGCTGATCCTCAAACAGAAAAATGACTTCTTTATTCGCGAACGGAACCGGCGACCTCCCCGTGACAACATGAATTCCCTGTTATCTTTCCTTTACACCCTTCTTGCACATGATGTCGAATCGGCGCTAGAGACAGTGGGACTTGATCCGTATGTCGGATTCTTCCATACTGACCGGCCCGGGAGGGCAAGTCTCGCGCTCGATATGATGGAAGAACTCCGGCCGTTCATCGCGGACCGGCTCGCGCTCAACCTTGTGAACCTGCAACAGGTATGCGGTGACGATTTCCTGAAAAAGGAAGGAGGCGGGATTCTCCTGACTGATAAGGGACGCAAATCCGTGCTTGCCGCATGGCAGAAGAGAAAACAGGACGAGATCACTCACCCGTACCTCGACGAGAAAATCCCGATCGGGCTCCTTCCCTATGTCCAGAGCCTGCTGATGGCGCGGTATTTGCGCGGTGATATCGACGGTTATCCGCCGTTCTTTATGAACTGA
- the rbcL gene encoding type III ribulose-bisphosphate carboxylase has protein sequence MAIDWYNEFVDLNYSPAKDDLVCLFYFEPAAGISREEAVGRIASESSTGTWTTLFSMPPRMKKLQATAFDIDGNFVRIAYPLALWEEGNAVQLLSGIAGNIFGMKAVKNLRLIDATLPPAYLKHFKGPHFGNDGIRKMMNIHGRPLTGAVPKPKIGFTAKEHAEIGYETWMGGFDFVKDDENLTSTSFNRFEDRVNLMTRKREKAENETGEKKSAFLNITADVDTMKKRADLLAEYGWNYAMIDVVVVGTAGVATMRDYCSDLGLAIHAHRAMHAAFDRNKKHGMTMYFLAKIMRLLGVSQIHTGTAVGKLAGTRKESMLLAGLLREKKVDAVEKLCLFQDWGKIRNAFPVSSGGLHPGLVPDVMDIYGTELVLLVSGGIHGHPKGTRAGARATMQAIEAWQEDVTLDEKAKKAKELSQALEKWGYYKPK, from the coding sequence ATGGCAATCGACTGGTATAACGAATTTGTGGACCTGAACTATTCGCCTGCAAAAGACGACCTTGTCTGCCTCTTCTATTTCGAACCGGCTGCCGGCATCAGCAGGGAGGAGGCCGTGGGCCGGATCGCGTCTGAGAGCTCGACGGGCACATGGACAACGCTCTTTTCTATGCCGCCGCGGATGAAGAAGCTGCAGGCGACCGCGTTTGATATTGACGGGAACTTTGTCAGGATCGCGTACCCTCTTGCGCTCTGGGAAGAGGGAAATGCCGTCCAGCTCTTAAGCGGGATTGCCGGAAACATCTTCGGGATGAAAGCGGTAAAAAACCTCCGGCTTATCGATGCCACGCTGCCGCCGGCATACCTGAAGCACTTTAAAGGCCCGCACTTCGGAAACGACGGGATCCGGAAGATGATGAATATCCATGGCCGGCCACTGACCGGCGCCGTCCCAAAGCCCAAGATCGGGTTTACCGCAAAGGAGCACGCTGAAATCGGGTACGAGACATGGATGGGCGGGTTCGACTTTGTCAAAGACGACGAGAACTTAACCTCAACCTCGTTCAACCGGTTCGAGGACCGGGTCAACCTGATGACCCGGAAGCGGGAGAAGGCGGAGAATGAGACCGGTGAGAAGAAGTCCGCGTTCCTCAACATCACGGCTGACGTGGATACGATGAAGAAGCGTGCCGATCTCCTTGCGGAATACGGCTGGAACTACGCGATGATCGATGTGGTCGTGGTCGGGACAGCCGGTGTAGCGACCATGCGGGACTACTGTTCGGATCTCGGCCTTGCGATCCACGCCCACCGTGCGATGCACGCGGCGTTCGACCGGAACAAAAAGCACGGGATGACGATGTATTTCCTTGCCAAGATCATGCGCCTGCTCGGCGTTTCGCAGATCCACACGGGAACCGCAGTCGGGAAGCTGGCCGGGACAAGGAAGGAGTCCATGCTGCTTGCCGGCCTTTTGCGGGAGAAGAAGGTGGACGCTGTTGAAAAGCTATGCCTTTTTCAGGACTGGGGGAAGATCAGGAACGCCTTCCCCGTTTCCTCCGGAGGGCTGCACCCCGGCCTTGTGCCGGATGTAATGGACATCTACGGCACCGAGCTCGTGCTGCTGGTCTCCGGCGGCATCCACGGCCACCCCAAAGGCACCCGGGCCGGGGCAAGGGCGACCATGCAGGCGATCGAGGCATGGCAGGAGGATGTCACGCTCGATGAAAAAGCAAAGAAGGCAAAGGAACTCTCACAGGCACTGGAGAAGTGGGGATACTACAAGCCGAAGTGA
- the uvrB gene encoding excinuclease ABC subunit UvrB: MTKFQLTSTFAPAGSQPEAIAELKKGMEKNDRFLTLLGVTGSGKTFTMANVIAAVNRPTLVIAHNKTLAAQLYQEFCDFFPKNRVEYFVSYYDYYQPESYIPAKDQYIEKDSAINPKIEMMRLSSTASLSHRRDVIVVASVSCIFGLGNPENFRNMGFELAVGQKVSRNEIMSRLLDIQFERNDIDLSPGRFRVKGDTIDIVPGYFNEIIRFEMFGDSIERIREVDKNTGAKKEELKYFHVYPARHFVTPESARKTAIASIKDELDKVLPTLGMIEAHRLEQRTRFDIEMIEETGSCKGIENYSRHFDGRKSGEKPYCLLDYFPDDFLMIIDESHQTIPQLHGMYNGDLSRKKTLVDYGFRLPSALDNRPLRFTEFEQYMQQVVFVSATPGPYELAQSVQVVEQIIRPTGLVDPEVEVRPTEGQTDDVIREVHSTIARGDRVLVTTLTKKLAEELSEYLADRGVRTRYLHSEIQTLERSEIIRELRLGKFDVLVGINLLREGLDIPEVGFIGILDADKEGFLRDARSLVQIIGRAARNVNSRVVLYADTMTDSMKKAISETKRRRDLQIAYNREHDIVPQTIRKPVKEKEVDIKDTKHVPKSEIPNVTIELEKQMRDAAENLDFERAIAIREQIKKLNERLKSAGK, translated from the coding sequence GTGACCAAATTCCAGCTCACCTCCACATTCGCACCGGCCGGCTCCCAGCCGGAAGCGATAGCGGAGCTGAAAAAAGGAATGGAGAAGAACGACCGGTTCCTGACACTGCTCGGCGTCACCGGCTCAGGTAAGACATTTACGATGGCAAACGTGATTGCAGCTGTTAACAGGCCGACGTTGGTCATCGCCCACAACAAGACGCTCGCCGCCCAGCTGTACCAGGAGTTCTGCGACTTCTTCCCCAAAAACCGGGTCGAGTATTTCGTCTCGTACTATGATTACTACCAGCCTGAGTCCTACATCCCGGCCAAAGACCAGTATATCGAGAAGGATTCTGCGATCAACCCGAAAATTGAGATGATGCGCCTCTCTTCCACCGCCTCGCTCTCGCACCGGCGCGACGTGATTGTCGTCGCCTCGGTATCCTGCATCTTCGGGCTCGGGAACCCGGAAAACTTCCGGAACATGGGATTTGAACTGGCGGTGGGCCAGAAGGTCTCACGGAACGAAATTATGAGCCGGTTGCTTGACATCCAGTTCGAACGCAACGATATCGACCTCTCGCCCGGCAGGTTCCGTGTCAAGGGCGACACGATTGATATTGTGCCCGGTTACTTTAACGAGATCATCCGGTTCGAGATGTTTGGCGACAGTATCGAGCGGATCCGGGAGGTGGACAAAAATACCGGTGCAAAGAAGGAGGAACTGAAGTACTTCCATGTCTACCCGGCCCGGCACTTCGTGACGCCAGAGAGCGCAAGGAAGACGGCAATCGCCTCGATAAAGGATGAGCTGGATAAAGTACTGCCAACGCTCGGGATGATCGAGGCACACCGGCTCGAACAGAGGACCCGGTTTGATATTGAGATGATTGAAGAGACGGGTTCATGCAAAGGGATCGAGAACTATTCCCGGCACTTCGACGGCAGGAAATCAGGTGAAAAACCGTACTGCCTTCTCGACTATTTCCCCGATGACTTTCTCATGATCATCGATGAGAGCCACCAGACCATCCCCCAGCTCCACGGTATGTACAACGGCGACCTTTCCCGGAAAAAAACACTCGTCGATTACGGGTTCCGGCTCCCGAGTGCGCTGGACAACCGGCCGCTCAGGTTTACAGAGTTTGAGCAGTATATGCAGCAGGTGGTCTTTGTGTCGGCAACACCGGGCCCGTACGAGCTTGCGCAATCGGTGCAGGTTGTCGAACAGATCATACGCCCCACCGGGCTTGTCGACCCGGAGGTGGAGGTGCGCCCCACTGAAGGGCAGACAGATGACGTGATCCGGGAAGTGCACTCAACGATTGCAAGGGGCGACCGGGTGCTGGTGACCACGCTCACCAAAAAACTTGCCGAAGAGTTATCGGAATACCTCGCCGACCGTGGTGTCCGTACCCGGTACCTCCACTCCGAGATCCAGACGCTGGAACGATCCGAGATCATCCGCGAGCTCCGGCTGGGCAAGTTCGATGTGCTCGTCGGCATCAACCTTTTACGGGAAGGGCTTGACATCCCCGAGGTCGGGTTCATCGGGATCCTCGACGCCGACAAGGAAGGGTTTTTACGTGATGCACGGAGCCTGGTCCAGATTATCGGGCGGGCAGCGCGCAACGTCAATTCACGGGTAGTCCTGTATGCCGACACCATGACCGACTCGATGAAGAAGGCCATTTCAGAGACAAAGCGACGGCGGGACCTGCAGATCGCGTACAACCGTGAGCATGATATCGTCCCGCAGACGATCAGAAAACCGGTAAAGGAAAAGGAAGTCGATATCAAAGATACAAAGCATGTGCCCAAGAGCGAGATCCCCAATGTCACGATTGAGCTCGAGAAGCAGATGCGGGACGCAGCGGAGAACCTGGACTTCGAGCGGGCGATCGCGATCAGGGAACAGATAAAAAAGCTCAACGAAAGGCTCAAATCAGCAGGGAAATAA
- a CDS encoding PAS domain S-box protein: MENTKEPGIRDESFVGIWFFIIVNTTILSILVNIFSLSFGMTEVTPGLFFIPVVITAYWYPKKGMLFAFLVTAIYLLMIYVLMGGSTPDLVTGLFKAIIMIGVAAVVSSLALNLQKSEAKYRGIFNNSEAGTGLIDANTLSIIEANQRFASILGYSMQEIRDVPFSVLWVDASQREGFFALVKEEGVENFETRFTAKTSDIRWVLLAAGMLPDNQMVCTMVDITQRKQMEAAQRTALKQIEKNIEQFAILGDHIRNPLAVIVGLTCMLAEDVANKVLAQAKEIDRIITQIDIGWIESDKVRNIIKKYYGIGADDILETEADPGPVAGTDPVTK; the protein is encoded by the coding sequence ATGGAAAACACCAAGGAACCCGGCATCCGGGACGAAAGCTTTGTCGGCATCTGGTTCTTCATTATCGTAAATACCACCATCCTTTCCATCCTTGTCAATATTTTCAGTTTGTCTTTCGGAATGACTGAGGTAACCCCGGGACTGTTCTTTATCCCTGTCGTCATCACTGCCTACTGGTACCCGAAGAAGGGGATGCTGTTTGCATTTCTTGTCACCGCGATCTACCTGCTCATGATTTATGTTCTTATGGGCGGCTCCACTCCTGATCTGGTAACCGGCCTGTTCAAAGCGATAATTATGATCGGTGTAGCTGCGGTTGTCTCAAGCCTTGCCCTGAACCTCCAGAAAAGCGAGGCAAAGTACCGGGGTATCTTCAACAACTCAGAAGCCGGCACCGGGCTGATCGATGCCAATACCCTCTCCATCATCGAGGCGAACCAGCGGTTTGCATCAATACTTGGCTATTCCATGCAGGAGATCCGTGACGTGCCATTCTCCGTGCTGTGGGTTGACGCTTCCCAACGCGAGGGGTTCTTTGCCCTGGTAAAAGAAGAGGGCGTTGAGAATTTCGAGACGCGCTTTACCGCAAAAACATCGGATATCCGCTGGGTGCTCCTAGCCGCGGGAATGCTGCCTGACAACCAGATGGTCTGCACCATGGTGGATATCACCCAGCGCAAGCAGATGGAGGCGGCACAGCGCACTGCATTAAAGCAGATCGAGAAGAACATCGAGCAGTTTGCAATCCTAGGGGATCATATCCGGAACCCTCTCGCAGTCATCGTCGGGCTCACCTGCATGCTTGCCGAGGATGTGGCAAATAAAGTGCTGGCACAAGCAAAAGAGATCGACCGGATCATCACCCAGATCGATATAGGCTGGATCGAATCCGACAAAGTGAGAAACATTATCAAGAAATATTACGGGATCGGGGCGGATGATATACTAGAGACCGAAGCAGATCCCGGACCGGTTGCAGGCACGGATCCGGTCACAAAATAA
- a CDS encoding type II toxin-antitoxin system HicA family toxin produces MRLPVISGREMIKVLHRKGWIVSRKTRRGSHVIMQKEGVIDELSVPLHDELKPGIVHRCIAIAGLTGDDF; encoded by the coding sequence ATGAGATTACCGGTGATCTCGGGGCGGGAGATGATCAAGGTCCTGCACCGGAAAGGGTGGATCGTTTCCCGTAAGACCAGACGGGGAAGCCACGTTATCATGCAGAAGGAGGGGGTTATTGATGAACTCAGTGTACCTCTCCATGATGAGTTGAAACCCGGGATCGTCCATCGGTGCATTGCGATAGCGGGATTGACCGGGGACGACTTTTAA
- the cas7c gene encoding type I-C CRISPR-associated protein Cas7/Csd2 produces MSEAIKNRYEFVLLFDVENGNPNGDPDMGNMPRVDPQTGYGIVTDVCLKRKIRDYVDMVREGKEGYDIYVKEGVVLNEQHTKAYAALGRKPDSKKPKDDELTKFMCKNFFDIRAFGAVMALEVNCGQVRGPVQLTFARSQDPIFQQEVTITRQAVANAKDAEKGQTMGKKQIVPYGLYRAEGYISAHLAKKTTGFSEDDLALLWDSLVNMFEHDHSAARGKLSAKKLIVFKHDSELGCCQSHVLFDKVKVERLSTDLPPRSFKDYKVTISKDVPKEVEVIEKL; encoded by the coding sequence ATGAGCGAAGCAATCAAGAACCGGTATGAATTCGTATTGTTATTTGATGTCGAGAACGGGAACCCGAATGGCGATCCCGATATGGGAAACATGCCTCGGGTCGATCCCCAGACCGGATACGGTATCGTGACAGATGTCTGTCTCAAGCGGAAGATCCGGGACTATGTCGATATGGTGAGAGAGGGTAAAGAGGGGTATGATATTTACGTAAAGGAAGGTGTTGTGCTTAACGAGCAGCACACGAAAGCGTATGCCGCCCTCGGGAGGAAGCCGGACTCAAAGAAACCCAAGGATGACGAACTGACAAAATTCATGTGCAAGAATTTCTTTGATATCCGTGCATTCGGTGCTGTCATGGCGCTTGAAGTGAACTGCGGTCAGGTACGAGGGCCGGTCCAGCTCACATTCGCCCGGAGCCAGGATCCGATCTTCCAGCAGGAAGTGACGATTACCCGGCAGGCTGTGGCGAATGCCAAGGATGCCGAGAAAGGCCAGACGATGGGAAAGAAACAGATAGTCCCGTACGGTCTGTACCGGGCAGAAGGGTACATCTCCGCACATCTCGCAAAGAAAACCACCGGCTTCTCTGAAGACGATCTCGCCCTTCTCTGGGACAGCCTCGTCAATATGTTCGAGCACGATCACTCGGCAGCCCGGGGAAAACTCTCTGCAAAGAAGCTGATTGTGTTCAAGCATGACAGCGAACTCGGATGCTGCCAGTCTCACGTCCTCTTCGACAAGGTCAAAGTCGAACGGCTCTCAACGGATCTGCCGCCACGCTCGTTCAAGGATTACAAGGTCACCATCTCTAAAGATGTACCGAAGGAAGTCGAAGTCATCGAAAAACTATGA
- the cas2 gene encoding CRISPR-associated endonuclease Cas2, whose translation MMVLVTYDVNTETPEGRRRLRQVARECVNYGQRVQNSVFECLVDPAQFAKLKHSLNSIMDKDRDSIRFYYLGANWQNRVEHLGNKTGYDPEGLLVA comes from the coding sequence ATGATGGTCCTGGTTACCTATGATGTAAATACGGAAACGCCGGAGGGAAGGCGAAGGCTCCGGCAGGTTGCACGCGAATGCGTAAATTACGGGCAAAGGGTTCAGAATTCCGTATTCGAATGTCTTGTCGATCCGGCACAGTTTGCAAAACTTAAACATTCCCTGAACAGTATTATGGATAAGGATCGGGACAGTATCCGGTTCTACTATCTGGGTGCGAATTGGCAGAACCGGGTCGAACATTTAGGTAACAAGACCGGATACGATCCTGAAGGATTATTAGTTGCGTGA